A genomic segment from Cygnus atratus isolate AKBS03 ecotype Queensland, Australia chromosome Z, CAtr_DNAZoo_HiC_assembly, whole genome shotgun sequence encodes:
- the LOC118257027 gene encoding thioredoxin — translation MVKSVGSLSEFETELKSAGDKLVVVDFSATWCGPCKMIKPFFHSLCDKFGDVVFIEIDVDDAQDVAAHCEVKCMPTFQFYKNGKKVQEFSGANKEKLEETIKSLV, via the exons tCTGAATTTGAGACAGAACTGAAGTCTGCTGGTGACAAGCTTGTAGTAGTTGACTTCTCGGCCACATGGTGTGGACCATGCAAAATGATCAAGCCGTTTTTCCAT AGTTTGTGTGATAAATTTGGGGATGTGGTGTTCATCGAAATCGACGTGGATGACGCCCAG GATGTTGCTGCACACTGTGAGGTGAAGTGCATGCCAACATTCCAGTTCTACAAGAACGGAAAGAAG GTGCAGGAATTCTCTGGGGCCAATAAAGAGAAGCTGGAAGAGACCATTAAAAGTCTAGTCTAA